Proteins encoded by one window of Acetivibrio thermocellus ATCC 27405:
- the pdaA gene encoding delta-lactam-biosynthetic de-N-acetylase, translating into MIKRRVIRGAIVLTIMLALLLSIRFLATREQENLKLPDMGGVFSVRLENLDFTTEITGMLSDGVIDEVPYEEYEDVFAEVEAIPVSGGYSNKVLRWGILRKGYGETPQADPGAPELLAKYGGVYLGDTSKKVIYLTFDEGYENGYTSKILDVLRDNNVKAVFFITGPYLNEHEDLVRRMVEEGHVVGNHTVHHPSLPSLSDKELEEEILGLDRAFHEKFGINMKFLRPPKGEYSERTLAITQKLGYTNLFWSFAYDDWHRDKIRGPQYAYDKVMNNLHNGAVLLLHAVSKDNADALDMIIKGARERGFEFGDVNDLILEK; encoded by the coding sequence ATGATAAAAAGAAGAGTAATCAGAGGAGCGATTGTTCTAACAATAATGTTAGCTTTACTTTTGTCAATAAGATTTTTGGCGACAAGAGAGCAGGAAAATCTCAAGCTGCCGGACATGGGCGGAGTATTCTCGGTGCGCCTTGAGAATCTGGATTTTACAACGGAGATCACCGGAATGTTAAGTGACGGGGTGATAGACGAGGTGCCTTATGAAGAATATGAGGATGTTTTTGCGGAAGTGGAAGCGATTCCTGTCAGCGGGGGCTACAGCAACAAGGTTCTGCGCTGGGGAATATTAAGAAAAGGTTACGGCGAAACACCGCAGGCAGATCCCGGGGCACCGGAGCTTTTGGCAAAATACGGGGGCGTCTATTTGGGTGATACCTCCAAAAAGGTAATATACCTTACTTTTGACGAAGGATATGAAAACGGCTACACTTCAAAGATTCTTGACGTTCTTCGGGACAACAATGTGAAAGCTGTATTTTTCATAACAGGGCCTTATTTAAATGAGCATGAGGATTTGGTGAGAAGAATGGTAGAAGAGGGTCATGTGGTGGGAAATCACACGGTACATCATCCCAGCCTTCCGAGCCTTTCAGACAAAGAACTTGAAGAGGAAATCCTGGGGCTTGACAGAGCCTTTCATGAAAAATTCGGTATCAACATGAAATTTTTAAGACCGCCGAAGGGCGAATACAGCGAAAGAACCCTTGCCATAACGCAGAAGTTGGGCTATACCAATCTGTTTTGGAGTTTTGCCTATGATGACTGGCACAGGGATAAAATAAGAGGTCCGCAATATGCTTACGATAAGGTTATGAACAATCTTCACAACGGTGCGGTGCTGCTTTTGCATGCAGTGTCAAAGGACAATGCGGATGCCCTTGATATGATTATCAAGGGAGCCAGGGAAAGAGGATTTGAGTTTGGAGACGTAAATGACCTTATACTTGAGAAATGA
- a CDS encoding DUF881 domain-containing protein, whose product MKKNDKSYILALLFLVFGILLSVQFRSVLNSKKNKPSIAYQIENLQNEIKTEKLKGSKLREEIDQNIKKQDEYIKMFMERKNDDEFAREWEKAKLVAGLTDVVGNGVIVYLADAPQQYGGKLEYYVVHDVEIMEVLNELKKAGAQAISVNNERIISTSEIICLGPTVRINRNRYPVPYEIKAIGDPKKLYEALVNSPIAGEFQMFNKKFEVRMAKDIVIPKYGGDIDDLVSGLEVVE is encoded by the coding sequence ATGAAAAAAAATGATAAAAGCTATATTTTGGCGCTTTTGTTTTTGGTTTTTGGAATACTTTTATCAGTCCAGTTTAGAAGCGTTTTGAATTCCAAGAAGAATAAACCTTCTATTGCTTATCAGATTGAGAACCTCCAAAATGAAATAAAAACTGAAAAGCTCAAAGGAAGCAAACTTAGGGAGGAAATCGACCAGAACATTAAAAAGCAGGATGAGTACATTAAAATGTTCATGGAACGAAAAAATGACGATGAGTTTGCCAGAGAGTGGGAGAAAGCAAAACTTGTGGCAGGTCTTACTGACGTGGTGGGAAACGGAGTGATTGTATATTTGGCGGATGCTCCGCAGCAGTATGGAGGAAAACTTGAGTATTATGTTGTGCATGACGTGGAAATAATGGAAGTTTTAAACGAACTTAAAAAAGCAGGAGCGCAGGCCATATCGGTTAACAATGAGAGGATTATATCTACAAGCGAAATAATTTGTTTGGGACCTACGGTGCGTATCAACAGAAACCGGTATCCGGTCCCGTACGAAATAAAGGCAATAGGTGATCCCAAAAAGCTCTATGAAGCGCTTGTAAACAGTCCTATTGCCGGTGAGTTTCAAATGTTTAACAAAAAATTTGAAGTTCGGATGGCGAAGGATATAGTAATACCAAAATATGGCGGAGATATTGATGATTTAGTCAGCGGCTTGGAGGTGGTCGAGTAA
- the yqfC gene encoding sporulation protein YqfC, with amino-acid sequence MPGKRKKSAKKRKEEEQKINLKEKMAELLELPKEIVLDLPKITMFGNKNLIVENYKGIIEYDNSRIRVNTGKGIIRVTGEGLIIKEITSEDLMIDGEILSLEFLK; translated from the coding sequence ATGCCCGGAAAAAGAAAGAAATCTGCCAAAAAACGAAAAGAGGAAGAACAAAAAATAAATCTTAAGGAGAAGATGGCGGAACTGTTGGAACTGCCGAAAGAGATTGTATTGGATTTGCCGAAGATAACAATGTTCGGAAACAAAAATCTTATTGTAGAAAATTACAAAGGAATTATTGAATATGACAACAGCAGAATAAGGGTAAATACGGGGAAGGGAATCATAAGAGTTACCGGTGAAGGTCTGATTATCAAAGAAATTACGTCGGAGGATCTTATGATAGACGGAGAAATCCTTTCCCTGGAATTTCTAAAGTAG
- a CDS encoding DUF881 domain-containing protein codes for MKFSRNISITIICIILGIMLSWQYKSIESNKRVSASQTKNLYDLQKELLEEKKNNENLRARNEELEKQLAQYIDAAGNNKQIEESIKEQLTRARMLAGLVDVQGPGVEIVLDDGEYDYQKVYDIDLLKLVNELRAAEAQAISINGERIVAMTEIRYADPYMVINGRQIFPPYVVKAIADPEKLDYALNMLGGVVEIFRDSFGYKISITKVDKITIPKVRDDGSVLKYNLLTPL; via the coding sequence ATGAAATTTTCAAGAAATATATCAATTACCATAATATGTATTATATTGGGTATCATGTTGTCATGGCAGTATAAAAGCATCGAGAGCAACAAAAGAGTGTCGGCAAGTCAGACAAAAAACCTGTACGACCTTCAGAAAGAACTTCTGGAGGAAAAAAAGAACAACGAGAATCTGCGTGCCAGAAACGAGGAATTGGAAAAACAGTTGGCGCAGTATATCGATGCGGCGGGAAACAATAAACAGATTGAAGAAAGTATAAAAGAGCAGCTTACAAGGGCCAGAATGCTTGCCGGTCTGGTTGATGTTCAGGGTCCCGGTGTTGAGATAGTTTTGGATGACGGAGAGTATGATTATCAGAAAGTGTATGACATTGACTTATTGAAACTCGTCAATGAGCTTAGAGCCGCAGAGGCGCAGGCCATATCAATAAACGGTGAACGCATTGTGGCGATGACGGAGATCAGATACGCGGATCCGTACATGGTTATAAACGGAAGGCAAATATTCCCCCCATATGTTGTAAAAGCCATTGCCGATCCGGAAAAACTTGATTATGCGCTGAACATGCTGGGAGGCGTGGTGGAGATTTTCAGAGACAGTTTCGGATACAAAATCAGCATCACCAAAGTGGACAAGATTACGATACCAAAAGTCAGGGACGACGGGTCGGTGTTAAAGTACAACCTCCTTACTCCGTTATGA